The Vespula pensylvanica isolate Volc-1 unplaced genomic scaffold, ASM1446617v1 scaffold0018, whole genome shotgun sequence region CCACGCCACCACCGGTCCCCGGAAAGGCGGGCCACGCCAGGCCATGCACCCGCGGGCCCCGGAAATGCAGTCCACGGCAGGCCACGCCACCCCCGGGCCCCGAAAAGGCCGCCCACGCCAGACCACGCCACCCCCGGGCCCCGGAAATGCCGGCAACTCCACTGCCGGGCCCCGGAACGGCCGGCCACGCCACCCCCGGGACCCGGAAAGGCCGTTCACGACAGGCCACGCCACACCCGGACCACGGAAAGGCCGGCCACGCCAGGCCACGCCACCTCCGAGCACCGGAAAAGCCGGTCACGCAGGCCTCGCCACCCCCGGGCGCCGGAAATGCCGGCCACGCCACCCCCGGGACCCGGATAGGCCGGCCACGCCAGGCCACGCCAACCCGGCCCCCGGAAAGGCCGGCCACTCCAGGCCATGCCCCCCCGGGCCCCGGAAATACCGGCTACGAGAGGGCACGACACCCCCGGTCCCCGGAAAGGCCGGCCACGGTAAGGTCGGCTACGCCAGGCCACGCCACCCCCTCACCCCGGAAAGGCTGGCCACGCCAGGCCACGCCACCCCCGGGCCCCGGAAGTGCCGGCCACGCCATCCCCGGCCACGGAAATACCGGCCACGCCACCTCCGGGCCCCGCAGAAGCCGGCCACGCCAGGCCACGCCACCCCCGGACCCGGATAGACCGGCCACGCCAGGCCACGACACCCCCGTGCCCCGGAATGGCCGGCTACGCCAGACCACGCCACCCCCGGGCCCCGGATAGGCCGTCCACGCCACGCCACGCCCCCCCGGGCCCCGGAAAGGCCGGCCACACCACTGCTGGGCCCCGGAAAGGCCGGCCACGCCAGGCCACGCCACCCCCTAGCCCCGGAAAGGCCGACCACGCCACCCCCGTGCACCGGGAAGGCCGGCCATCCCAGGCCACGCCACCCCAGGGCAGCGGCAAGGCCGTCCACGGCAGGCCACGCCACCCCCGGGCCGCCCCGATAAGGCCGCCCACTCCAGACCACGCCACCCCCGGGCCCCGGAAATGCCGGCAACTCCACTGCCGGGCCCCGGAACGGCCGGCCACGCCACCCCCGGGACCCGGAAAGGCCGTCCACGCCAGGCCACGCCACACCCGGACCACGGAAAGGCCGGCCACGCCAGGCCACGCCACCCCCGGGCACCGGAAAGGCCGTCCACGCCAGGCCACGCCACCTCCGAGCACCGGAAAAGCCGGTCACGCAGGCCTCGCCACCCTCGGGCGCCGGAAATGCCGGCCACGCCACCCCCGTGCACCTGGAAGGCCGGCCATCCCAGGCCACGCCACCCCAGGGCAGCGGCAAGGCCGGCCACGCCAGGCCACGCC contains the following coding sequences:
- the LOC122637388 gene encoding basic proline-rich protein-like, encoding MPSTAGHATPGPRKGRPRKTTPPPGPGNAGNSTAGPLNGRPRHPRDPERPSTPGNATLGPRKGRPRQATPPPGTGKAVHARPRRLRAPEKPVTQASPPPGAGNAGHATPGNRIGRSRQTTPTPGPGKAGHARPRHPRAPERPATPGHATVGPPKGRPGKAGHATPVHREGRPSHPRHPRAPGRPVIPGHANPGQRQGRPHQATPPHGPGKPGHARPRHPQATERPATPPPVPGKAGHARPCTRGPRKCSPRQATPPPGPEKAAHARPRHPRAPEMPATPLPGPGTAGHATPGTRKGRSRQATPHPDHGKAGHARPRHLRAPEKPVTQASPPPGAGNAGHATPGTRIGRPRQATPTRPPERPATPGHAPPGPGNTGYERARHPRSPERPATVRSATPGHATPSPRKGWPRQATPPPGPGSAGHAIPGHGNTGHATSGPRRSRPRQATPPPDPDRPATPGHDTPTTPPPGPGNAGNSTAGPRNGRPRHPRDPERPSTPGHATPGPRKGRPRQATPPPGTGKAVHARPRHLRAPEKPVTQASPPSGAGNAGHATPVHLEGRPSQATPPQGSGKAGHARPRHPRDPEVPATPPPATEMPATPAPGPGR